One part of the Peromyscus eremicus chromosome 18, PerEre_H2_v1, whole genome shotgun sequence genome encodes these proteins:
- the LOC131894948 gene encoding olfactory receptor 6C68 — MSCNDLQPKGQVSLTLAFRFGKFLVWIMRNHTSITTFILLGLTDDPQLQILLFIFLFITYLLSVTGNLTIITLTTVDPNLKTPMYFFLQNFSFLEISFTSACVPRFLYSISTGDRTITYNACATQLFFTDLFGVAEFFLLATMSYDRYVAICKPLHYMTIMNNKLCRTMVISCWMAAFLIILPPLSLGLHLEFCDSNIIDHFGCDANPILKISCSDTWLIEQMVIFSAVLTFIITLICVVFSYVYIIRTILKFPSAQQKRKAFSTCSSHMIVVSITYGSCIFIYIKPSAKDEVTINKGVSVLISSISPMLNPFIYTLRNKQVKQASHDLLKKIAFLLKK, encoded by the coding sequence GCCAAGTCTCCCTGACATTAGCATTTAGGTTTGGAAAATTCCTGGTGTGGATAATGAGAAACCACACATCAATTACAACATTCATCCTCCTGGGACTCACGGACGACCCTCAGTTGCAgatcttgctttttatttttctatttatcacCTACCTACTGAGTGTAACTGGTAACTTAACCATCATTACCCTCACCACAGTGGATCCCAACCTTAAAACTCCCATGTATTTCTTCCTCCAAAATTTCTCTTTCCTAGAAATCTCATTTACAAGTGCCTGTGTCCCAAGATTCTTATACAGTATTTCAACTGGAGATAGAACAATTACTTACAATGCATGTGCAACTCAATTATTTTTTACAGATCTCTTTGGGGTAGCTGAATTTTTTCTTCTGGCTACCATGTCATATgatcgctatgtggccatctgtaaACCTTTGCATTATATGACCATCATGAACAACAAGTTGTGCAGAACAATGGTTATTTCTTGTTGGATGGCAGCATTCCTGATTATCCTCCCACCACTTAGTTTAGGTCTTCATCTGGAATTCTGTGACTCTAATATTATTGATCATTTTGGATGTGATGCAAATCCTATTCTGAAAATATCATGCTCAGACACATGGCTAATTGAGCAGATGGTAATATTCTCCGCAGTATTGACCTTCATCATCACTCTTATATGTGTAGTCTTTTCCTATGTGTACATCATAAGGACAATTCTAAAATTCCCTTCTGctcaacaaaagagaaaagcctTTTCAACCTGTTCTTCACACATGATTGTGGTTTCCATCACCTATGGCAGCTGCATCTTCATCTATATCAAACCATCTGCAAAAGATGAGGTAACCATCAATAAAGGTGTGTCGGTGCTCATTTCTTCCATATCGCCCATGCTGAATCCTTTCATATATACTCTGAGAAATAAGCAAGTCAAACAAGCTTCTCATGACCTACTCAAGAAAAttgcatttcttttaaagaagtGA